Genomic window (Trichomycterus rosablanca isolate fTriRos1 chromosome 16, fTriRos1.hap1, whole genome shotgun sequence):
cagcagaggtcatgatCTACTGCACAATGACATGGCTAGCAAGCTAGCTATGTGGTACCTATGTGGCTTGTGTCATGTAGTTAATTACAAACTGTGAAGCAGTGTGACTTTACTTAGCTAGTTAGATTTAATTAGTAAAATAGTACTATTGGCTCACTACACAACCAGCAATTTGCAGACAGTTATAGAAATGCTCAGTCGAGGCAGCAAGTTTGTTAAAAATCTTCTAGTAATTTGTTTGAGTCGATCCAATTGAAATGCTATATGTACAAGTCACTATATATTTGACATAATGTAATGTGATGTGATATGGTTTACATGATGTGCAAAGTGAAAAACCTTGATctgaataaatgtgtaataaataaataacttcatAAACTCCATGGAAATCATGTACAAGAGAAGAAATCGAATCTAAAGCCATGGTTTTGCGATCTTTGTGACAATGGGTGCGTTTGTGGGGGCAGTAGAGGGAAAGTCAACAACGAAACCTTTATAACAGGCAAGAAAATGTTTTGTCACAACACaatacatacattcatatatacataaataaatacatacatacataatgtAAATAGCcatgagcatgttggacatCAGAATTCAAAAGCATTGGCATTAATGTGGAGTTGGCACCCCTTTTGCTTCCCACAAAATACTCAATTAGTGAAATACTGTTTAGTGAAAGagcattttgttttctttaagcAACAACAATTTTACAAAAGTGCATTAATACATACTCTATATATCTTAAAATTAAAGTAACACTGTTATGTACAGTGGTGTGATAACTGACTTCTAATTGCTCTCCTTTTCAAATGAAAACAGAAAGCGTGCCAGCCGTCTTACATCCATGCACATGTAGTTTACAGCTAGTATAACCTCGACACAAGGGCCTCTTAAGCAGAACATGCGGTGTTTCTTCCTGCATAAGCCTGATTTCAGTTTTCACATGTACAGGTATGTGTATACAACCACATCTTTAGCAACTAGGGGATGCTGTGGAATTCTGTTCACGCTTTGTTTGCCCGTGCTCCTCGGCCTTTGGGAGCTCCTCCACCGGGTTGGGACGGACCAGGTTGCTTCTTTTTTGGAGCAGGAGGCTTGGCTTTGCCACAGAAAGCTTTGGCTGGATCTAGCTTGTTTAAGAATGGTTCAGCACTTGGATCTAGAGGCGGGTCGGCGCTGAACGTGAGAGGCTGATAAAGAGATGCCCATTGCTGTGGGAAAGATATTAAGATATACAGTTACTATTTTGCCCGCTAAAAAATACCACAAACAGTCTTATCACTCTCACAGAAAGAGGAATGCATATCCAGTAGTGTCATGGCAAATTTACAAACCTAAATTCCTTAATTCcaaagtagaaagaaaacatttaatatatttttttattaactgcAGTGTTTGGGACTGGAACTATTTAAGACTAGGCACATTATGAAATTCTAAACAGATGATGCAATCATGCTGGGTAAAAATGAGCCTTGTTTTTAATCAGCAGGGATGGATTGAGGTTTACACCAGTTGTATTTttcatctacagtgcatattaTCATAAACACATTCGGGGAATCCTGATAAATACCAACCATTTAAacactaaaaactaaaatgttAAGTCAtggttaaattgctaaatgtgGTAACAGTGGTAGACCATTTTTGGCTAGGATCTTGTAGTCTCAGCCTGACCACGCCTTCTTTGCCAAGCGACATTAATGATGAGTTTCTGGTGTTAGTAGCCCTGAGCTCAGGTCTTTAAAACTTACATTTTTATCCTGTGTAGCTTAGAAATTGTAGCAAACATAAAATTTCTGCAACCTGGTGTCTGGTGCAGAAATGCCACTGAAAGGCTGTGAATAGGGAAAGATACAAACCCTAGACATTAGTGGTAGAATTATATTGAGGTTCAAAGATTCTAAATACAGAAAGAATGACACAATATAGCTGCTTTTAACGAGGTCTTACGCAAACTTTAGCGATTAATGATCGCTGAGACTCTCACTTTGGCTTGTGGGCTGGGTCCATATGGAGTGTAGTTGTACTGCCACTCCGGCAGTCCCAGATGTGTTATCATGAGCCTGTAGTATGCAGTGAAGGAAGAGCTGAGGAAATGCCAGTACAGGGAGCGGTCCAGGAACCAGATTTCACTTTGCTGAGTCACAGCACCTAATCAGTAGAATTACATTGAATGTATTAAACAAAGTATTAATCCTAATATTAATCATTACCCTCTCTGTGTTAAGATTCCGATTAACGATTACCTAAAGTGCAGTTTTTGTAAACGAGGCAGACCCTGCCGTTGCCACTACAGGGATCCAATTCGAAGATTCGGCTGCGGAAATCAAAGTGTGGTTCTTCGTGGCCTTCTGATCCTGAAGAATATGCAAAAAAGATGCACATAGTCAATGTAAATGATCtaattaatatataatgtataactgTATTGTAAAAACTCTGctatttaataaataacagaGTCTTACCTTCAAAATCATCTTTAAAATCAAGATCATCTAACGTGGGTGCGCTGGGGAGTGAGTAGATATTTGACTGAGTCAGCAGAcagagttttaaaacactgttgATGACCATACAACCAACAGGCACGGACTCATCTGTAAAGTAGAaagttattttcattattacacAAAATAGAATTCACTTTATGGCCCCTGGTAATGACTGATCTAAGGTGTCTTTGCTTCCCTTTTTGTTAACAGGGAtacaaaaagaataaattacttttaattgaTCTCAACAGTTTAGAAAAGGAACCATTTGATCCACATATACATGGTTTGGCATGTTTGGTGTGTAGGAACTCTAGCTGATGAACTTGAATGTTGCTTGTGAGTTCACATGAGTGACTGACCATACAGCGGTGACCGAATGGCCACACATTTCTACAGGCACACCGCAAAATCTTATGGTAAACCTCCCTAGAAAAGTGTAGGCTGGCAGAGGCACAAACGGTAACTCAACTCCATATTTTATTGTGTGTACCATATTTTCTGGGCTATATCTTTCTATGCAGCCGGGTGCAACTTAAACATACAgttgtatgcaaatgtttgattACTCCTGGCCAAATTACATTCTGGATTTTGAAGGAGGTACCAACGGCATACTAATTTGCATAGTAGGTGATATTTTTTTGAATGATACTAAATTTAGCTGAACAGAGAGGTTTAAAATCACAAGTACCACAGATCAGAAACCAAAATGCACTTACTTTCCAGTTTGGAGCTCCAAGTGAGGGTGAAGCCATCGGTTGTGAGATAGAAGTCTTTCAGGTCTTCTGGCAAAACACAGTTGTTTTTCTAAAGAACACAAACAGCAAATCTGttaaaggtttatttattttaggaatGCTTGTGATGAGTAGCTCAAATCCAGAGTGTTGTCTAACCTTGTGGTTTAATAGAAAAAAGAATTCTTTGTATAAAGTTATTCCCAAAACTGCTATGACACACTTGTCCGTCACAAGggaatgtaaacttttgacttcgaTTGAAACTTTTCCACCCTTACCTGCTCCCATGAGAGGAGGCATCGTTTCTCTGCGGGTTCTCTTTCAGCAAACTGTACGTCTGACACGTTGGGAAGGTTCTCTGAGGACATAATGGTACGTATGAGAAAGTATCAGTTTTTATGATGCCGACCATTGTTTATGTGCTGACATATTTTCCACATTCCGGTCTGTTTAAGAATCAAGGAAAATCAAGTATCAAGTATGTTTAAACCTTACTGCAAGCCCTTTGGTCATCTGATTCCTTAACCTTGGCAAATAACCTGGAATTCCTGCCTTATTGagactataacagcctccactcttctggacaGCTTTTTTTAAAGTAGTTTGCAGTGAGAATGTAAGAATGTGTGCCCTTTAAATCAAATAAGCATTTATGTTCTCAATAATTAGgatgggtgttcacatacttttggctatttagTATTTAGTGCATATGTTTTTACCCAGAAAATGGCAACTAGGTGCATTGATAGGATGCATGACAGCCTTAAAACCAGCCTGTGCTTCAAAATATGCTCCTGTCTACCTTTCCCAAAGTGTTTATTTGTACTGTCATAATTACTCACCTAAAACCCGAGTAATTCCAAGTGTAAGTCTTTCTGAAAAGCCTTTGAGGGAGGTCGTTTCGTCCTTAGCATCCTCCATTCTCACCTGTCTCTGcgatactgtatatgtatttgaTAAATTTGATTACCTACCTGTTTTCCGACGAATCCCGCCTCCTAAACTGTGATTGGCTGTCATTGTTAGCTCTCCATATTATTGGTAGATTGACAGAGCGTGAAAACTATTAGCCAATCCTGGTGGACATTTAGGAAAACGGGTATGAAAATAAATCTACTGTGTTGTGTTGACCGGTCTTCCAATACAGCAACGCCCACAACAGATGATACTCAATTTCGATTGGTTCCTAGAATGATTGACTGTTTGTATAGCGAATAATAAAAATGAGGCGGGACATATGCTGAGGCGACAAACCAATCAGAATTGTGCAAAGTCAAGCAGGAGGAGCTGTTTAAGTTGTTCCGAGTTGGCGGTTTGTTTCAGTATGGCGGCTGTTGCTGAGGGGACTGTCGACGCTGGGATTTATTGGATTACCGACAGTATCCTTGTTTCAAcaacatatatttaaatattgcttaaatgtatttattttcagcttttaaattattattattatgcatttttaagACGTATCCAGAGTTTgatgtttattataatattttcaaAACAGTGGGCTGTGTCCTAAATAGAGAGGTCTTGTACTTGTAGTGGACTTGATATTATGTACATATACTATGTAGTGTGCTTATCTAGGTATCCTAATAAGTCTTCTAGAGATGCAAATTGTTAACCTGCTTGCTTAGTAGTTCTACATTAACTTGTCAACTTGTTAAAACTAGTTAAAACAACCCGCACTTATTAACCATATAGTGCACTATTCCTAAAGTCTAAAGTCAGATTTAGAGTCTGGTGAAACATGCCTGACACtgtttaaaagcatttattcaGATTTGTTTTATCTAGTTTCTATAATCTATATTTCAATCTATACAaataatgggacagtggtagcctagtggataaaaCTTTGGGCTGTCacctgaaaggttgagagtttgaatcccagctctgccatgcagccaccattgggcccttgagcaaggcccttaaccatgtctgctccagggtcgccgtatgatggctgaccctgtgctctgacctcagcttccaaacaaactgggatacgCGAAGAAAGAATGTTGTACCCTacacatgtatgtgtatataggacagataaaggcattctattctattctattctattctattctattctataaacTCTCTTACAAAATCAAAGACTATGAAAACATGAGAAAACTCAGTctgaaataaatattttggtTATTTACAAAAAGTTACGCAACACCTATATCACCTATGTAAAACGCTCTCCCTAAACTTAATAACTAGTTGTGCCGTCACTTTGTGTTCACAATGTTGTCATTTtcttatattttctttaaagttCTGATACAATTATGCAACTGTGCAacaaaatactttttcacaacaGCTGAATTCTAATTTGTTTTGTGAAACCCATTTTTGCTTAACCTTGTAAAGCATCAGAAGACGAGCAGGCTGTGGCGTTTGTTCCAGGTAAGCCTTATAAAGCATCAaatcataacaacaaaacatgttttttatttaagttcACATATTCTCTCCACTGCACATTTATACATGTACTGAGGAGCATCTTCAATCATTACCTCAATCATTAGACATGAAACACTGATCAAAACACTCATCGACCTGATAAAATAGCCAATAAGTGATTTACATTAGTTAAGTTTCCTAACGTAATTAATGGTAGATTTTAACATATGTTTTGTTCTGTTGAAGAAGCCAGCATAATTAAGGCTGGCGTCATTAAGTCACATTTCTTTCCAACTTGGTACATACATGCAGTGGAGGctaaaagtctgagaccactagtaAAAAGGTTCTTGCTTTTTCCTAGAATTTAAtagagttttatttttattacatcagCATAGATCTCTGCAAACAAgattctgttttcaagacactTTTGTTGAACTCAGCTACATAGAAGAATGCTTACTGCTTGAAGATAAGGTCAGACAGGCCTGAGATCACTACAAAAAACCCCACAGAAATTATCATCAAAAATAGTTCAAGATTCTGAAGACAGTTTATTTGATGTAGAGATCACAAGggtgtaaaatatatatttttaaagctgtatttcttttttccttGGCTTTCCTTTTTTAGGAGTGAGCAAAAAGATGGGACTGAAGTCAGTGTCCGTTGGTAGTAATCAGGTGAAGAACAGAGGCAGGATCGTTTCTAACCCTGAACAAGCACATGGGAAGAAGTCGAGCAAGATGACAGACACACCTCTGGTGAATTCTTTATTACAGAAGACCTCTGCATTTTCAGCTCAACCCAAAACCTCTCCCCAGGTGTCAGATGCTTTACAGGCTCAGGTATTCCAGCATTTGCTTCGCCCACCCATTATATGAGATAAATATGGTTCTGCTTTTATAATAACAATGTGTTCTGTTTTACGTCTACACAGGAAATTTCTCATAAACTGCAGATCAAAAGCAAGGCTTCACTGAAGGACCTCTGTTCAGAAGACAAGCGTCGCATTGCCAACCTGATTGAGGAGCTGGCGAGGTAAAGGACCTTTGTAAAATCATGGTTTTCCATTTTAAGGTGCCAGAGTGTCTACAGATTTAGTTCTGACACATAATTACATTTACCAAGTAGGTTCTAAGTGAAGGTGTGACAGAAAGTGTGACCTTGATGGGCTACAAGTTAGGTTACAAAAGCATGTAAAtacccgaccatgagcttgtaggATTATTCTCAGCTAGTCCAGACACCCAAGTCTCAGATCACTCAGCATGTTTGGCAGAGATCTCAttatggatgtcggctcatcatatGAAACTTAACTTCAGTAAGACTGAgcttatatacagtggtaccttgaaacttgacgtcagttggttctgggagtggcgttgatttggtattttttcccataaggatgaatGGGAAACCTGATCCAGGTGGAACTGCATAttttttaggcttatgtaaaataatcagGGGTTGCTTTTGACACATatcaaaaataacacaaatataatataaaaacactgaaatacaattgaaaaatagtttaaaatgaataaaaatacaataaaacctcaGCACAGCTCAAGCTAGGCATGACTTCTttactccataggaaacaatggcacagcagCGCCCTAattcttctcatgtgaatgcgccctaacgcTTACCCCTTTGTTTACATCGCATGTAAGtttagtttaagggaaacaatgagtttaagggtacaaatttctggGTGGGTGCACCTCCAGTTTTGGTGTCTTGTGATGGCACCTCTTTGTAAATATTGATTCTGTGGCATCTCCATCACCTGCAGGGTAAGTGAGGAGAAAGAGGAGTCGGTACAGAGGCTCCGAGATGAACAGGAGACGTTTGAGAAAAAGATTCAGCAGCTTGAAGAACAAAATGAACTCATCGAACAGGAAAGAGAAAGTATCCTTTGTTCTACACTTCTGTGGATGTGCTTTTTATATTCAAATGTAAATTAGATGTTTTTTATGCAACTTTAGCTGCATGATTATTACTTTTCCCCACAGTGCACATATAAGTTACATCATTTCTTGCACACGTGCATGCACGCTTTTCAGTTCCTTGGTTAAAATAGATCAAAATTTGGGAATACGAAAACCTGAGACGTGAAACAAGGGGGGCACACGATAATCTCACTTGTCCTTGGCCAGCACGGGGGTGGTACAAGCAGCCAGAAAACTCCAGTTACATATTTTTatctaatgtttgtttgtttattaggattttttaacgtcatgttttacacctttgcttacattcatgacaggaacggtagttactcattaaacaaggttatattgaacacagtcatggacaattttctctaattcacctcacttgcacgtctttggactgtgagaacatgcaaactccccacctgTTGTTAATGTTGCcttaccatgttagtgtttttacagtgatgagaatgggcaaccacccaaataacatctggtcagtgtCAAAGTGTATAAAGCAGCAGATTGGTGTAGGCACAAATGTATACCCACAATTCATTTGTATGTGTAGGAGTAAGCAGTGAGTGTAACGTGTTCAGTATCAGTTTGGCTAATACAATGACTGTACAGCAGGGGGCAGTGTTATCTAAGCTAAAAAAAATCCCCAACCATCATTATTGATTTACATGTAGATTTTAAGCCCATGATGCAACATGAGCACTGATCAAGCGTATTCATATTTCAAAGAAGAAGAAACACTGGCTCCCTAAATACAGGTCATGCCCACACAATTACCTGTCAGACCGCATCTATTTGATAAGCAGTCTGAGGCTTTGCTTCAGGTAGCAGTTTTTTTTCTAGATTTCTGATATATTTAGGTGTTGGCTGGTGGCTGTCATCTGATCTACactgagattattattatttatttcaaaacaaTCCAGAATTAACATCAGTTAgcatcaaaataataataatttatatttttaaaaacaccttATAATAGTTCGAACATACTAGGGAGACAGGACTGGAAGAAAAGGTTGGTCTTTAGCTTCCATTCGAATGACTTGAATGTTGTGATGTTATGTAggtcttctgtttgggtcttcatgCTTCTCAATGGCTCGTTTgttgttcctctaattgtaCCTGTCCTCTTCAGTTTTTCCAAGCATTATTGTGTTTTCCAATTAACTGTATCCAATGGCTATGGTTATCTGGGCTTTCATTGAGAGGTCAGGTTTGATTTGGTCCAGTATTTATTGATTTGTCTTCTTTGTTATCCAAGATACGCTCAAAAGTCTTTGAGAGCACAAAAGTTCACAAGCTGTTGTGCTTTTTTATTGTCCTGCTTTTCCAACTATAAAGAACCGCAGAGAGGACCATAGTCTGGACATTTGTGATCTTTCTTAGACGAGGCAACTTTTTAACATCTTAGGATCTTGTATATCTTATATATAAGGATTTTATATACTCTgtccatatatacagtatgtggatAGATATGGTTACACATTACGCGTAATAATCACAGCAGGGGCGTAAGTaccgggggggcaggtgcactggagcTCACTGGGCGGTGTCCTCCATGActtgaactcaaccccccaccgcactgccccccattggctgcactcgccaggtcgttattattatattacaatataacTTCTGAGCATACAGAACGCCACTGAATCACAGTAACTTTTCAGTAGCATTTGATTCTGAGGTTAAACCTTGAttcaagttccaaaattgtccagcagaggcccttgactttatatgaatgtcagattgtagggtttGTAACATGAGATCCGAATATTGTCCATCGgcttcttccacgtatgaacGTAACAGCCGTATTTGCAGTGTTCTCGCCTGAATCGAACcgtttttgttttctttgtgcttggttgcacactcatcttcacaaacagtggaggttacaaaaggaaacatgcaaaaatggcacaaactggctactgatgaatgaaaactttcttgATTAGCAGCGCTTTAGTGGGCGTCTGAACGAGGCGTGAGATCGCGATTAAtgtattggtaatgtgtgtaaaaaaaatggGGTACTCTGATTTTACAGTTATGTAGGAATTGTATCAGAAAGCTATTTCAATacaaacagttttttttattagaacaGCACATGTTGCTTAATGATGTTACACATGTTTTGGGCGTGTATTAGTAGTAAAGATTTTGATTGAGATTGACCATGATTActgtacaattattattaactatacACAGTTTTATAGGCTAGTTTTATTTGGTATCCTGTGGCAGTAATTGCAGGTTTGGAAACCAGCCTTCTCTGTAGGTTTGATGAATTATGTTTCCACTTCTGTCAGATTAAAAGTCCTGGCATGGCTGGCATGACTATTGGGAACAGTGAGGTTAAGGTTGAGGGGTTTCTTCCTCTGACAGCTCATCATTCTTTCAGGATCACATAAAGCAGCTCACTCAGCTCTCGGTCTCTCTTGTAAACGGCCAGTTTGCAGTATTTTGCAGGTCAGAGAATGGCAAACTGTCAAATTTGCCCAACACCATGACATATGAGGGGTAATCAGTGGTTTCTAAATTGCCCCGCTGGCACCTGCGCTTAGAAATTAGCAGCGCGCAACTCAATTAAATGCACTTCGGCTCGCCGTGCTGGCATTTACACTGAACCTCAAACTCTATTAAAAACAATTTTTAGTCCAAGACAAACTGTACCAGGCCCTCCTGCCGTGAGGCACCACAGAGactcagggttttttttatagATTGTGCAGAAAGGTTAAGAAGAAAACGAAATGCAAACTCACTTAAGGAGACTCGTGTCAAATAATCCCCAGAACAATCAGCTCGGCCTTATCTGGCAGGACCACCGCACTGTTGTCTCGGGGATATCTCTGCGCTTTGGATAGCAGCAAGGAgcgaaaaaaatcattaaattatCTACTGTGAGATGAAATTTGAGGCTCGGAATGAAATTAGAATTTTATCAGTTTGTCTTTGGCATCCTACGCTCTGTCTCTGAGCTGTAGATTCCATTACGAAGAGCAGCGCTAACTTTGTTCTTCTAAAAAAGCACTGTAGGAGACAAAAAGAGGGAAATTGAACGCATCGTTCAATATCATTAATCTTCTTCAAGTTTGCCTGACTGTGTTTTGAGTAGCGTTGATGGATGGGAATACTAAAACCACTTTTGTAGTAGTTTGTTTGCTGTTTATGAGTTTGTTAATCTGATTCTTTGGGGCAAAAATTAGCTTTCCATCACAAACCCATTACTCAAGAGCTTTCATGAGTAATTACTTCTCCACACGTTCTGATAACTGGAAATGACAAACCACATTCCTGTAATAAGTGAAATATAGCTGTCCTTCTAATCAATTTGCATCACagagcccacacacacacacacacacgtgtgcacacacacacacacacacacacacacttggcagTGCTGAGAT
Coding sequences:
- the tpgs2 gene encoding LOW QUALITY PROTEIN: tubulin polyglutamylase complex subunit 2 (The sequence of the model RefSeq protein was modified relative to this genomic sequence to represent the inferred CDS: inserted 1 base in 1 codon), whose protein sequence is MEDAKDETTSLKGFSERLTLGITRVLENLPNVSDVQFAEREPAEKRCLLSWEQKNNCVLPEDLKDFYLTTDGFTLTWSSKLENESVPVGCMVINSVLKLCLLTQSNIYSLPSAPTLDDLDFKDDFEGSEGHEEPHFDFRSRIFELDPCSGNGRVCLVYKNCTLGAVTQQSEIWFLDRSLYWHFLSSSFTAYYRLMITHLGLPEWQYNYTPYGPSPQAKQWASLYQPLTFSADPPLDPSAEPFLNKLDPAKAFCGKAKPPAPKKKQPGPSQPGGGAPKGRGXTGKQSVNRIPQHPLVAKDVVVYTYLYM